One window of the Vigna radiata var. radiata cultivar VC1973A chromosome 1, Vradiata_ver6, whole genome shotgun sequence genome contains the following:
- the LOC106774062 gene encoding polyribonucleotide nucleotidyltransferase 2, mitochondrial yields the protein MRRANPLLRRLPPYFLTWHTFRFRTICSGRRGFAGTATTTKTKHLDTFTEQFEIGSRVITLETGKFARFANGAVVLTMENTNVLSTVVSAKGDAVRDFLPLTVDYQEKQFAQGVIPTSFTRREGAPKERELLCGRIIDRPIRPLFPPGFYHEVQVTASVLSSDGEHDPDVLAANATSAALMLSDIPWGGPIGMVRIGRICGKFIVNPTTDELKLSDLNLVYAGTMDKTLMIDVQACEISEKDLEAGLRMAHLEAIKYIEPQIRLAAKAGKSKKEYKLSMLSDKTMDKVRNIAEEPIKAVFTDPTYGKFERGEALDNITQDVKRVLVEEGDEESLKVLSKAVDTVRKKVVRERIIAEGNRVDGRQLDEVRPLYCEAGCISVLHGSALFSRGETQVLCTVTLGAPTDAQRLESVVGPPSKRFMLHYSFPPFCINEVGKHGGINRREVGHGTLAEKAFLAVLPPKEDFPYTIRVNSEVMASDGSTSMATVCGGSMALMEAGIPVREHVAGVSVGLVSELDPSTGKIADYRILTDILGLEDHLGDIDFKIAGTRKGVTASQLDMKPAGIPLDIVCECLEPAHKARLLILEHMEQEISIPRNKNDSTSPRLATLKYNNDAIRRLIGPMGALKKKIEEETGARISVGDGELTVVAKNQSVMDKVLEKIDFIVGREIEVGGIYTGIVSNIKEYGAFVEFNGGHQGLLHISELSYEPVSRVSEVVSVGQKLSLMCIGQDVYGNIKLSLKATFPRPGILETNDVTEGSVTSAKETDGNASRVQEQQNSASQSSLGDPESGEAKSPTSQVPVIVIRSASECDEEEKSSKVPRVDNGAQLDRKSKSRPSQNAIHSAPKSKSRKSQDVIDSSTSHSGPLPYTNAKKTKDKASVTAKDLEVGTIVTAKVYQIRAQGFVLDLGGGVRGVYRFEENNSRDFKIGDEMRVVCSSFSNKGIPVLSLADDK from the exons ATGAGGAGAGCGAACCCACTCCTCCGCAGACTACCGCCGTACTTCCTCACATGGCACACCTTCCGTTTCCGCACCATTTGCTCCGGCCGCCGAGGCTTCGCCGGCACCGCAACCACCACTAAGACAAAACACCTCGACACCTTCACGGAGCAATTTGAGATCGGCTCGCGCGTGATCACGCTCGAGACAGGAAAGTTCGCCCGCTTCGCAAACGGCGCCGTCGTTTTAACCATGGAAAACACTAACGTTCTCTCCACCGTCGTCTCCGCCAAAGGTGACGCTGTTCGCGATTTCTTACCTCTCACT GTGGATTATCAAGAGAAGCAGTTCGCGCAAGGCGTGATTCCGACCTCGTTCACGCGGAGGGAAGGTGCTCCTAAAGAGCGCGAGCTCTTATGTGGGCGAATCATTGACCGGCCAATTCGACCGTTGTTTCCTCCTGGATTTTACCACGAGGTTCAG GTAACGGCAAGTGTTCTTTCTTCGGATGGAGAACATGATCCAGATGTGTTGGCAGCTAATGCAACATCGGCTGCTTTAATGTTATCAGATATTCCTTGGGGCGGTCCCATTGGAATGGTTCGAATTGGTAGGATATGTGGGAAGTTTATAGTAAATCCTACTACGGATGAG CTTAAATTGAGTGATCTTAACTTGGTGTATGCCGGTACGATGGACAAAACTTTGATGATTGATGTGCAAGCTTGTGAGATATCTGAGAAAGACCTAGAAGCTGGGTTAAGGATGGCTCATCTAGAg GCAATTAAGTATATTGAACCTCAAATCAGACTTGCTGCTAAAGCTGGTAAATCTAAGAAGGAGTACAAATTGTCTATGCTGTCTGACAAAACAATGGACAAAGTTCGTAATATAGCAGAGGAACCTATCAAAGCTGTTTTTACTGATCCTACCTATGGGAAG TTTGAACGTGGGGAAGCATTGGACAATATTACCCAAGATGTAAAGAGAGTGCTTGTAGAAGAAGGTGATGAAGAAAGCTTAAAAGTCTTATCAAAGGCTGTAGATACCGTAAGGAAGAAG GTGGTTCGTGAAAGAATTATTGCAGAAGGAAACAGAGTTGATGGAAGACAACTGGATGAAGTAAGGCCTTTGTATTGTGAAGCTGGATGTATATCCGTGTTGCATGGATCTGCGTTATTTTCCCGTGGAGAAACACag GTTCTTTGTACAGTAACACTTGGAGCACCTACAGATGCTCAACGCTTGGAGTCTGTTGTCGGTCCTCCGTCAAAGAGATTTATGCTTCACTATAGTTTTCCACCATTCTGCATAAATGAAGTTGGTAAACATGGTGGCATAAACCGGCGTGAAGTTGGTCATG GAACACTTGCTGAGAAAGCTTTTCTTGCTGTTTTGCCCCCTAAAGAAGATTTTCCATATACCATTCGTGTCAACTCTGAAGTGATGGCTTCAGATGGTTCAACGTCAATGGCAACTGTATGTGGAG GTAGTATGGCTTTGATGGAGGCTGGAATTCCTGTTCGTGAACATGTTGCCGGGGTTTCTGTGGGTCTTGTTAGTGAGCTTGATCCATCCACTGGCAAAATAGCAGACTATCGCATATTGACTGATATTCTG gGCTTGGAGGACCATTTGGGTGATATAGACTTCAAAATTGCTGGAACTCGAAAAGGAGTTACTGCTAGTCAGTTGGATATGAAACCAGCAGGAATTCCTCTAGATATCGTTTGTGAATGTTTAGAACCTGCACACAAAGCTCGTCTTCTCATTCTTGAACACATGGAACAAGAAATTAGTATACCTCGCAACAAGAATGACAGTACTTCTCCACGActag CCACCTTAAAGTACAACAATGATGCTATTCGTCGCCTAATTGGGCCAATGGGCgctctaaagaaaaaaattgaagaggaAACAG GTGCACGGATATCTGTAGGCGATGGAGAACTTACAGTAGTTGCTAAGAATCAATCTGTAATGGACAAAGTACTAGAAAAG ATTGATTTTATTGTGGGCCGTGAAATTGAAGTTGGAGGTATCTACACAGGTATTGTCAGCAATATAAAAGAATACGGCGCTTTCGTGGAGTTTAATGGTGGCCACCAAGGCTTACTCCACATTTCTGAGTTGTCATATGAACCT GTTTCCCGAGTTTCAGAGGTTGTCTCTGTTGGCCAGAAGCTTTCTTTGATGTGCATAGGCCAAGATGTTTATGGTAACATCAAATTATCCCTTAAAGCAACTTTTCCTCGTCCTGGAATATTGGAGACTAATGATGTAACTGAAGGATCTGTTACGTCCGCAAAAGAAACAGACGGGAATGCGTCTAGagtacaagaacaacaaaattctGCTTCTCAGTCGTCTTTAGGTGATCCTGAGTCGGGTGAAGCAAAATCCCCAACCTCCCAAGTACCAGTAATTGTAATACGTAGTGCTTCCGAGTGTGATGAAGAGGAGAAATCTTCCAAAGTTCCTCGTGTAGATAATGGGGCCCAATTGGATCGCAAGTCGAAATCACGTCCATCTCAAAATGCAATTCATTCTGCACCGAAATCAAAATCTCGTAAATCTCAAGATGTTATCGATTCTTCAACTTCTCATTCAGGTCCCTTGCCATATACTAATGCTAAGAAGACAAAAGATAAGGCTTCTGTAACTGCAAAAGATCTTGAAGTTGGAACCATAGTAACTGCTAAAGTATATCAAATTCGTGCACAGGGGTTTGTGTTGGATTTGGGTGGAGGAGTTCGAGGAGTGTACCGGTTTGAG GAAAATAATAGTAGGGACTTTAAAATAGGCGATGAGATGCGAGTGGTGTGCTCAAGCTTCTCTAACAAGGGAATTCCTGTATTGTCTTTAGCTGATGATAAATAA
- the LOC106774537 gene encoding isocitrate dehydrogenase [NADP] isoform X1, which yields MLRAAALRLSAIITMPSSTSLRNPNFLISSTSTSLFRSRLLPSHTLSFSNRLSLRCYAARAAFDRLPVLNPIVEMDGDEMTRIIWSMIKDKLIFPYLDLNIKYFDLGLQNRDATDDKVTVESAEATLKYNVAVKCATITPDEARVKEFGLKSMWRSPNGTIRNILNGTVFREPIICRNIPRIIPGWKKPICIGRHAFGDQYRATDAIIGGPGKLKLVFVPENGDATTELEVYNFKGPGLALAMYNVDESIRAFAESSMALAFAKKWPLYLSTKNTILKKYDGRFKDIFQEVYEERWKIKFEEHSIWYEHRLIDDMVAYAVKSEGGYVWACKNYDGDVQSDLLAQGFGSLGLMTSVLLSSDGKTLEAEAAHGTVTRHFRLHQKGQETSTNSIASIYAWTRGLEHRAKLDNNEKLLDFTKKLEAACVETVESGKMTKDLAILIHGPKVSREFYLNTEEFIDAVAHNLETKLQDPVAVV from the exons ATGCTAAGAGCAGCAGCGCTTCGGTTAAGCGCTATCATCACCATGCCTTCTTCAACCTCTCTCAGAAACCCTAACTTCCTCATTTCTTCAACTTCCACATCGCTCTTTCGCTCTCGCCTTCTTCCCTCCCACACCCTCTCCTTCTCCAATCGCCTCTCGCTCCGATGCTACGCTGCACGCGCCGCCTTCGACCGACTTCCCGTTCTCAATCCCATCGTCGAAATGGACG GTGATGAAATGACCAGGATTATATGGAGCATGATCAAGGATAAA CTTATATTTCCTTACCTGGATTTGAACATCAAGTATTTTGATCTTGGACTTCAGAATCGTGATGCTACTGATGACAAAGTTACGGTGGAAAGTGCTGAAGCCACTCTCAA GTACAACGTTGCTGTGAAATGTGCAACAATAACTCCTG ATGAGGCCCGAGTCAAAGAATTTGGACTGAAGTCTATGTGGAGAAGCCCCAATGGCACAATCAGGAATATTTTAAATG GCACTGTTTTCCGTGAACCAATAATATGCCGCAACATACCGAGAATCATTCCTG GATGGAAAAAACCCATATGTATTGGTAGGCATGCTTTTGGTGACCAGTATCGTGCCACTGATGCAATAATTGGAGGACCAGGGAAGCTCAAATTGGTATTTG tcCCAGAAAATGGTGATGCTACAACGGAGCTTGAAGTTTACAATTTCAAAGGACCTGGACTAGCACTTGCTATGTATAATGTTGATGAG TCCATTCGAGCATTTGCTGAATCATCAATGGCACTGGCTTTTGCAAAGAAATGGCCTCTTTACTTGAGCACCAAAAACACAATTCTAAAGAAATATGACGGCAG GTTTAAGGATATATTCCAGGAAGTGTATGAAGAAAGGTGGAAGATAAAGTTTGAAGAGCACTCAATATg GTATGAGCATAGGCTAATTGATGACATGGTAGCATATGCAGTCAAGAGTGAAGGTGGATATGTTTGGGCTTGCAAGAATTATGATGGTGATGTCCAAAGTGATTTACTAGCTCAAG GATTTGGCTCATTGGGTCTCATGACTTCTGTACTG TTATCTTCTGATGGCAAGACATTAGAAGCTGAGGCAGCTCATGGAACTGTAACACGACATTTCCGGCTTCATCAAAAGGGACAAGAAACTAGTACAAACAGTATTGCTTCCATATATGCATGGACACGAGGACTGGAACACAG AGCCAAGTTggataataatgaaaaattactggattttactaaaaaattgGAGGCTGCATGTGTTGAGACAGTGGAGTCGGGAAAGATGACTAAAGATCTTGCAATTCTGATTCATGGACCTAA
- the LOC106776537 gene encoding cysteine-rich receptor-like protein kinase 42, with translation MSFKCHSNQCKIAAFDVVILAVATLLCFSHSAVSDPRISEVGLYCGTHRASPSSNYVPVFTKEMERLQELVSKSNWGIHSEEPSSTSPIYGLAQCFQDLSKVDCLQCFAASRTKLPRCVPSVSGHIYLDGCFLRYDNYSFYSEETDPLRDTVNCTTQYGGVAGEAERLVFGKSVGKVVENVVRVAVNEGRGFAVGEDEGVYALAQCWKTVGEKGCGDCLKKAGNEVRGCLPKKEGRALNSGCYLRYSTVKFYNQGGEHGEGDDSARKRTIITAVSVLAAVVLVLSLLVSYVAFTKKRKKNDFIEIPSYLKNSSLNYKYETLEKATDYFSTSRKIGQGGAGSVFKGTLPNGKDVAVKRLIFNNRQWVDDFFNEVNLISGMNHKNLVKLLGCSIEGPESLIVYEYLPNKSLDHFIFEKDKTRILKWKQRFEIIVGIAEGLAYLHGGSEIRIIHRDIKSSNVLLDENLNPKIADFGLARCFGADKTHLSTGIAGTLGYMAPEYLIQGQLTDKADVYSFGVLVLETASGRKNNVFREDSGSLLQTIWKLYQSNRLAEAVDPCLGDEFPEREASRVFQIGLLCTQASASLRPSMAQVACMLSNSNLDVPIPKQPPFLNSRLLSQTAPLGFSIDNSSSNTFQKIGVSYSLSQSSSSCSLIRSSKNEETILEA, from the exons ATGTCTTTCAAATGTCACAGCAACCAGTGCAAGATTGCAGCTTTTGATGTTGTTATCTTGGCAGTGGCCACCCTCTTGTGTTTCTCACATTCAGCAGTATCTGATCCAAGAATCTCTGAAGTGGGGTTGTACTGTGGCACTCATAGGGCATCACCAAGTAGTAACTATGTTCCTGTTTTCACCAAAGAAATGGAAAGGCTGCAAGAGCTTGTGAGCAAAAGCAACTGGGGCATTCATTCTGAGGAACCGTCATCAACCTCTCCGATCTATGGTTTGGCACAGTGCTTCCAAGATCTTTCCAAGGTTGATTGTCTTCAATGCTTTGCAGCCAGTCGCACCAAGCTACCTCGCTGTGTCCCTTCGGTTTCTGGTCATATTTACCTTGATGGTTGCTTCCTTCGCTATGATAACTACAGTTTCTACTCTGAGGAGACTGACCCTTTGAGGGACACGGTGAACTGCACCACACAGTATGGTGGTGTGGCTGGTGAGGCTGAGAGGTTGGTGTTTGGGAAGAGTGTTGGGAAAGTGGTTGAGAATGTGGTGAGGGTGGCAGTGAATGAGGGAAGAGGGTTTGCAGTGGGAGAAGATGAGGGAGTTTATGCCTTGGCACAGTGCTGGAAAACTGTTGGAGAAAAAGGGTGTGGTGATTGCTTGAAGAAAGCTGGAAATGAGGTTAGAGGGTGTTTGCCTAAGAAGGAAGGGAGAGCCTTGAATTCTGGCTGTTATTTGAGATATTCCACTGTTAAGTTCTACAATCAAGGAGGTGAACATGGTGAAGGAGATG aTTCTGCTAGAAAAAGAACCATCATTACAGCAGTCTCAGTCTTGGCTGCAGTTGTTTTAGTTCTCTCTCTTTTGGTCTCTTATGTGGCCTTcaccaaaaagagaaaaa AAAACGACTTCATTGAGATTCCCTCTTATTTGAAGAATTCTAGCTTGAATTACAAATATGAAACTCTTGAGAAGGCCACAGATTATTTTAGCACTTCAAGAAAAATAGGCCAAGGAGGAGCTGGTTCTGTGTTCAAAGGGACTCTTCCAAACGGGAAAGATGTTGCTGTTAAGAGATTGATCTTCAATAATAGACAATGGGTGGATGATTTCTTCAATGAAGTGAATTTAATCAGTGGAATGAATCACAAGAACCTTGTCAAGCTATTGGGTTGTAGCATTGAAGGCCCTGAGAGCCTCATTGTGTATGAGTACCTACCTAACAAGAGCTTAGACCATTTCATTTTTG AAAAGGACAAAACAAGGATTCTAAAATGGAAGCAGAGGTTTGAAATAATTGTTGGAATTGCAGAAGGGCTTGCATATCTTCATGGAGGCTCTGAAATAAGAATCATCCATAGAGACATCAAAAGTAGCAATGTTCTTCTTGATGAGAATCTCAATCCCAAGATTGCAGATTTTGGTCTTGCAAGGTGTTTTGGTGCTGATAAAACACATCTAAGCACAGGAATTGCTGGAACACT AGGTTACATGGCTCCTGAGTATCTTATTCAAGGACAACTTACAGATAAAGCAGATGTTTATAGTTTTGGAGTGCTTGTTCTGGAGACTGCAAGTGGCAGGAAGAACAATGTCTTCCGTGAGGATTCTGGTTCTCTTTTGCAAACA ATTTGGAAACTTTACCAATCAAACAGATTGGCTGAAGCTGTTGATCCATGCTTGGGAGATGAGTTTCCTGAAAGAGAAGCATCAAGGGTGTTTCAAATTGGATTACTCTGCACACAAGCTTCTGCTTCCCTTAGACCATCCATGGCTCAAGTTGCTTGCATGTTAAGCAATTCAAATTTGGATGTGCCTATACCAAAACAACCTCCATTTTTGAACTCTAGATTGCTCAGCCAAACAGCTCCTTTAGGTTTTAGCATAGATAACTCCTCATCAAACACATTTCAAAAGATTGGTGTGTCTTATAGCCTCTCTCAGTCCTCTAGTTCATGCAGCTTAATTAGGTCATccaaaaatgaagaaacaattTTGGAAGCTTGA
- the LOC106774537 gene encoding cytosolic isocitrate dehydrogenase [NADP] isoform X2, whose protein sequence is MLRAAALRLSAIITMPSSTSLRNPNFLISSTSTSLFRSRLLPSHTLSFSNRLSLRCYAARAAFDRLPVLNPIVEMDGDEMTRIIWSMIKDKLIFPYLDLNIKYFDLGLQNRDATDDKVTVESAEATLKYNVAVKCATITPDEARVKEFGLKSMWRSPNGTIRNILNGTVFREPIICRNIPRIIPGWKKPICIGRHAFGDQYRATDAIIGGPGKLKLVFENGDATTELEVYNFKGPGLALAMYNVDESIRAFAESSMALAFAKKWPLYLSTKNTILKKYDGRFKDIFQEVYEERWKIKFEEHSIWYEHRLIDDMVAYAVKSEGGYVWACKNYDGDVQSDLLAQGFGSLGLMTSVLLSSDGKTLEAEAAHGTVTRHFRLHQKGQETSTNSIASIYAWTRGLEHRAKLDNNEKLLDFTKKLEAACVETVESGKMTKDLAILIHGPKVSREFYLNTEEFIDAVAHNLETKLQDPVAVV, encoded by the exons ATGCTAAGAGCAGCAGCGCTTCGGTTAAGCGCTATCATCACCATGCCTTCTTCAACCTCTCTCAGAAACCCTAACTTCCTCATTTCTTCAACTTCCACATCGCTCTTTCGCTCTCGCCTTCTTCCCTCCCACACCCTCTCCTTCTCCAATCGCCTCTCGCTCCGATGCTACGCTGCACGCGCCGCCTTCGACCGACTTCCCGTTCTCAATCCCATCGTCGAAATGGACG GTGATGAAATGACCAGGATTATATGGAGCATGATCAAGGATAAA CTTATATTTCCTTACCTGGATTTGAACATCAAGTATTTTGATCTTGGACTTCAGAATCGTGATGCTACTGATGACAAAGTTACGGTGGAAAGTGCTGAAGCCACTCTCAA GTACAACGTTGCTGTGAAATGTGCAACAATAACTCCTG ATGAGGCCCGAGTCAAAGAATTTGGACTGAAGTCTATGTGGAGAAGCCCCAATGGCACAATCAGGAATATTTTAAATG GCACTGTTTTCCGTGAACCAATAATATGCCGCAACATACCGAGAATCATTCCTG GATGGAAAAAACCCATATGTATTGGTAGGCATGCTTTTGGTGACCAGTATCGTGCCACTGATGCAATAATTGGAGGACCAGGGAAGCTCAAATTGGTATTTG AAAATGGTGATGCTACAACGGAGCTTGAAGTTTACAATTTCAAAGGACCTGGACTAGCACTTGCTATGTATAATGTTGATGAG TCCATTCGAGCATTTGCTGAATCATCAATGGCACTGGCTTTTGCAAAGAAATGGCCTCTTTACTTGAGCACCAAAAACACAATTCTAAAGAAATATGACGGCAG GTTTAAGGATATATTCCAGGAAGTGTATGAAGAAAGGTGGAAGATAAAGTTTGAAGAGCACTCAATATg GTATGAGCATAGGCTAATTGATGACATGGTAGCATATGCAGTCAAGAGTGAAGGTGGATATGTTTGGGCTTGCAAGAATTATGATGGTGATGTCCAAAGTGATTTACTAGCTCAAG GATTTGGCTCATTGGGTCTCATGACTTCTGTACTG TTATCTTCTGATGGCAAGACATTAGAAGCTGAGGCAGCTCATGGAACTGTAACACGACATTTCCGGCTTCATCAAAAGGGACAAGAAACTAGTACAAACAGTATTGCTTCCATATATGCATGGACACGAGGACTGGAACACAG AGCCAAGTTggataataatgaaaaattactggattttactaaaaaattgGAGGCTGCATGTGTTGAGACAGTGGAGTCGGGAAAGATGACTAAAGATCTTGCAATTCTGATTCATGGACCTAA